One genomic segment of Rivularia sp. PCC 7116 includes these proteins:
- a CDS encoding DUF2382 domain-containing protein, whose amino-acid sequence MTAYTNNIDYKRAAGLFYSREEAEAAVRGLRDAGFNQDRISVIARDADKLDGVETTEDVGNKADEGAAAGALTGGALGGITGLLVGLGALAIPGIGPIIFAGAEATAIATTLAGGAIGAATGGLVGALIGLGIPEEKAKVYSDRVSGGSFLVMVTGTEAEVKRAEVIMQRSGVEEFGIYNAPAPAAQPVAEAPATAEVADNNNVKLYEERLVADKERHKAGEVSVGKKVETETAKVAVPIEKERVVIERTTPTNQEVVAPGSVDFSGNEVARMDIYEESADINKEAFVREEVKVHKEVERETVEAQETLRREELDIDVDGNPVINKNR is encoded by the coding sequence ATGACAGCTTATACAAATAATATCGATTACAAAAGAGCTGCAGGTTTATTTTACAGTCGTGAAGAAGCAGAAGCGGCAGTTCGCGGTTTGAGAGATGCTGGTTTCAACCAAGACAGAATTTCTGTAATCGCACGCGATGCTGACAAATTAGATGGTGTTGAAACCACAGAAGACGTTGGTAACAAAGCTGATGAAGGTGCTGCTGCTGGAGCTTTAACTGGTGGAGCTTTGGGTGGAATTACCGGTTTGCTCGTTGGTTTGGGAGCATTAGCAATCCCTGGTATCGGTCCAATTATATTCGCTGGTGCTGAAGCCACCGCGATCGCAACAACTCTAGCAGGTGGTGCAATCGGTGCAGCAACTGGTGGATTAGTTGGTGCTTTGATTGGCTTGGGTATTCCTGAAGAGAAAGCAAAGGTTTACAGCGATAGAGTTTCTGGTGGTAGCTTCTTGGTAATGGTAACCGGTACCGAAGCTGAAGTAAAACGTGCTGAAGTCATCATGCAGCGCAGTGGTGTAGAAGAATTCGGAATCTATAACGCACCTGCTCCAGCAGCACAGCCTGTGGCAGAAGCTCCTGCAACCGCAGAAGTTGCAGACAATAATAACGTTAAGCTTTACGAAGAGCGTTTGGTGGCAGATAAAGAGCGTCACAAAGCCGGTGAAGTTTCTGTAGGTAAGAAAGTTGAAACAGAAACAGCTAAAGTAGCAGTTCCCATCGAGAAAGAAAGAGTAGTAATCGAGCGCACCACTCCTACAAATCAAGAAGTAGTAGCTCCAGGAAGTGTTGATTTCTCTGGTAATGAAGTTGCTCGCATGGATATCTACGAAGAATCTGCTGATATCAACAAAGAAGCTTTTGTTCGCGAAGAAGTTAAAGTCCACAAAGAAGTTGAGCGCGAAACTGTAGAAGCGCAAGAAACTCTTCGTCGCGAAGAATTAGATATCGACGTTGATGGTAATCCCGTAATCAATAAAAACCGATAA
- a CDS encoding BON domain-containing protein: MKKLATFVLGSILLFGSAACETAKTSSDAPDSVNDEVEQASKVEETLEDASSEIRQDQLNSDIRAREQRNDIVGDQTDRADSDLASEVRSKLEANIPRAKLVVEAEDGAVSIAGTVPNQKEYKTVEPLAKQILGVKSVKTDVKVVPPAQ; this comes from the coding sequence ATGAAAAAGTTAGCAACATTTGTATTAGGTAGTATTTTATTATTTGGTTCCGCTGCTTGCGAAACCGCTAAAACTAGTTCCGACGCTCCTGATTCTGTTAACGATGAGGTAGAGCAAGCTAGTAAAGTTGAAGAGACTTTAGAAGATGCTTCCAGTGAAATTCGTCAAGATCAGCTAAATTCTGATATCCGAGCTAGAGAGCAGCGTAACGATATAGTTGGCGATCAAACTGATAGAGCCGACTCCGATTTAGCAAGCGAAGTGCGTTCTAAATTAGAAGCTAATATCCCCCGTGCAAAATTAGTTGTTGAAGCTGAAGATGGTGCAGTATCTATTGCAGGAACAGTTCCTAATCAAAAGGAATATAAAACAGTTGAGCCTTTAGCTAAACAAATTTTGGGCGTAAAATCAGTGAAAACAGACGTTAAAGTCGTACCACCCGCTCAGTAA
- a CDS encoding DUF421 domain-containing protein, with product MLNSWDSIQHTLIVGTLGYIATIILLRVSGKRTLSKWNAFDFVITIAFGSILASMMLSKDTSLVQGVLAIGLLVLFQFIITWISVRSNIFQGWIKAEPTLLLFKGELQHHAMRHQRVAEGEVLAALRTNGMAALEDAEAVILETDGSFSAIKKLKDSSASALADVKGYPKQSTARI from the coding sequence TTGTTAAATAGTTGGGACTCTATACAGCACACTTTAATAGTTGGAACCCTTGGCTATATAGCCACAATTATTTTACTTCGTGTTTCCGGCAAGCGAACTTTATCAAAGTGGAATGCTTTTGATTTTGTGATCACAATCGCATTCGGTTCTATACTCGCAAGCATGATGCTGTCAAAAGATACTTCTTTAGTACAAGGAGTATTAGCAATTGGATTGTTAGTATTATTTCAGTTTATTATTACCTGGATTTCGGTACGCTCCAATATATTTCAAGGATGGATTAAAGCAGAGCCTACTTTGTTACTTTTCAAAGGTGAATTACAGCATCATGCTATGCGACATCAAAGGGTAGCTGAAGGTGAAGTTTTGGCAGCTTTGCGTACAAATGGAATGGCGGCGTTAGAAGATGCAGAAGCAGTGATTTTAGAAACAGATGGTAGTTTCAGCGCGATCAAGAAACTTAAGGATTCTTCAGCTTCAGCCTTAGCTGATGTTAAGGGTTATCCCAAACAAAGTACTGCTCGGATTTAA
- a CDS encoding sterol desaturase family protein, protein MCYSALIKYIAKVNLQGKAIAWQTIKKDMELSLLCAIIFAFCAALVITAYDLGFTRLYTSMNQYGLWYLGVSFAALLVLQDTYFYFMHRLFHHPLLFRKLHFGHHRSKVPTPWTSFAFDPIEAFIQALFFVCIIFVLPLHYIPLITALIVMTVWAVFNHIGFELFPASFYSNSLGKWFIGSKHHLIHHRKYNLHYGLYFTFWDKLLGTHDSNYQSEKLVPITKQT, encoded by the coding sequence GTGTGCTATTCTGCTTTAATCAAATATATAGCCAAAGTTAATTTACAAGGTAAAGCTATAGCGTGGCAAACAATTAAGAAAGATATGGAATTATCGTTATTATGTGCGATAATTTTTGCATTTTGTGCCGCTTTAGTAATTACAGCATATGATTTAGGATTTACACGTTTATATACTTCTATGAATCAATATGGATTATGGTATTTAGGCGTTAGTTTCGCTGCATTACTTGTTTTACAAGATACCTATTTTTATTTTATGCATCGACTATTTCACCATCCTTTACTGTTTAGAAAGCTGCATTTTGGTCATCATCGTTCAAAAGTTCCAACACCTTGGACATCTTTTGCATTCGATCCTATTGAAGCATTTATACAAGCGCTTTTCTTTGTTTGTATAATTTTTGTTTTGCCCCTTCACTATATTCCTTTAATTACTGCTTTAATTGTAATGACAGTATGGGCAGTATTTAATCATATTGGATTTGAGTTATTTCCAGCATCTTTTTATTCCAACTCATTGGGAAAATGGTTTATTGGTTCAAAACATCATCTAATACATCATCGTAAATACAATTTACACTACGGACTGTATTTTACATTTTGGGATAAACTTTTAGGAACTCACGACTCTAATTATCAAAGTGAAAAATTAGTTCCGATTACAAAGCAAACTTAA
- a CDS encoding NADAR family protein, with the protein MPIYFYTTNDEYGCFSNFSPHGVELDGFWWKTTEHYFQAQKFIGTHHLEEIQQAKTPKQAASMGRDRKRPLRKDWEEVKDDIMRKAVLKKFETHAEIREILLATVDEEIIENAPGDYYWGCGKDGSGKNMLGKILMEVRDKIR; encoded by the coding sequence ATGCCCATCTACTTCTACACCACTAACGATGAATACGGTTGCTTCTCTAATTTCTCACCCCACGGTGTTGAGTTAGATGGCTTTTGGTGGAAGACAACCGAACATTATTTTCAAGCTCAAAAATTTATCGGAACACATCATTTAGAAGAAATTCAACAAGCAAAAACTCCCAAACAAGCTGCTTCAATGGGAAGAGATAGAAAACGCCCTTTACGTAAGGATTGGGAGGAAGTTAAAGACGATATCATGCGAAAAGCTGTTTTGAAGAAGTTTGAGACTCATGCAGAAATTCGCGAAATTTTACTTGCTACCGTTGATGAAGAAATCATCGAAAATGCACCAGGTGATTATTATTGGGGTTGCGGTAAAGATGGTAGCGGAAAAAATATGTTAGGGAAAATATTAATGGAAGTGAGAGATAAAATACGATAA
- a CDS encoding HXXEE domain-containing protein: protein MNNSRISLVSIFLLFFMLWAPLGQYDFLIENWMKIGIYTVPFILFIFFSSRTEQTEVVFSDTKLISVVLLVAYMIHQFEEHWIDVFGNHYAFSEYFNTLFLSILGVQDSSVIILSREAIFVINTSLVWLIGIIGIWRSPKHLFPVLAMNGIVLVNAISHIFPGIFKQSYNPGLLTAIVIFLPVAIAFYRKVLFTKQYAKSQVIASIVWAIIAHVILITGLLSANWFELIPSEVYFAMLVVWSVIPAFLFNNYLPNSSTLVEDDLTP from the coding sequence ATGAATAATTCAAGGATTTCATTGGTCAGCATATTTCTTCTGTTCTTCATGCTTTGGGCACCATTAGGGCAATATGATTTCCTCATAGAAAATTGGATGAAGATTGGTATCTATACAGTTCCATTCATTCTGTTCATATTCTTTTCGTCCAGAACTGAGCAGACAGAGGTAGTTTTTTCAGATACGAAATTGATATCTGTAGTACTGCTAGTGGCATATATGATTCATCAATTCGAGGAACATTGGATCGATGTTTTTGGCAATCATTATGCGTTTTCTGAGTATTTCAATACCTTGTTTTTGAGTATACTTGGAGTACAAGATTCTTCTGTAATAATATTGAGCCGAGAAGCAATATTTGTAATCAATACATCTCTTGTATGGTTAATTGGTATCATTGGTATCTGGCGTAGTCCCAAACATTTATTTCCAGTATTAGCAATGAATGGTATTGTGCTTGTCAATGCCATCAGCCATATCTTCCCAGGGATATTTAAACAATCCTACAATCCTGGTTTGTTAACAGCGATAGTGATTTTTCTGCCTGTGGCGATCGCCTTTTACCGAAAAGTATTATTTACCAAACAGTATGCGAAATCACAGGTCATAGCGAGTATCGTTTGGGCAATTATCGCACACGTCATTCTAATTACTGGATTGCTATCAGCTAACTGGTTTGAGCTTATTCCCTCTGAAGTTTATTTTGCTATGTTAGTTGTATGGTCAGTAATTCCAGCATTTTTATTCAATAATTATTTGCCTAATTCAAGCACGCTCGTCGAAGATGATCTCACACCATGA
- a CDS encoding VOC family protein, translated as MIKANGINHLPISTGDTKKQIEFFTDVLGAELVALFPMHNVSGAHHTFLKLSDKCCLSFVEFPENKNIEPIAGVTYTQNGPSAPGTLQHLAFNVDSVEELLNMRDRLRSKGIHVFGPLDHGVMQSIYFSGPDNLSLEIAVYTGTINPEAWIDPKIVEALSISSEELARYKAPDSYEGKGGTVPQPPVDPIKNHGIFENKLLKQAVEMSDEEVFATMSTPEPPVSI; from the coding sequence ATGATTAAAGCAAACGGCATCAACCATCTACCAATTTCCACTGGTGACACGAAGAAGCAAATAGAATTCTTCACTGATGTTCTGGGTGCAGAGCTTGTTGCTCTATTTCCAATGCACAATGTCAGTGGCGCTCACCACACCTTTCTGAAATTAAGTGATAAATGCTGTCTCAGTTTCGTTGAGTTCCCAGAAAATAAAAACATCGAGCCGATTGCCGGTGTCACCTATACCCAGAATGGACCATCAGCCCCAGGGACATTACAGCATTTAGCGTTCAACGTAGATAGCGTCGAAGAACTGCTCAATATGCGCGATCGCCTCCGCTCCAAAGGTATCCATGTCTTTGGACCGCTTGACCACGGGGTGATGCAGTCAATTTACTTTAGTGGTCCCGACAATTTATCTTTGGAGATTGCAGTTTACACAGGTACGATTAACCCCGAGGCTTGGATCGATCCCAAGATTGTGGAAGCACTCTCGATTTCCTCTGAAGAATTGGCACGCTACAAAGCACCCGACTCCTATGAAGGTAAGGGTGGAACAGTTCCCCAACCTCCTGTAGATCCGATAAAAAACCATGGGATTTTTGAGAATAAGCTACTCAAGCAGGCTGTAGAAATGTCAGATGAAGAAGTTTTTGCCACAATGAGTACTCCGGAACCTCCTGTCTCGATCTAA
- a CDS encoding alpha/beta hydrolase has protein sequence MLVENHMLGELYATRYRGKNPKYALVISHGFAGHGGIYDAFCTYYAEKKGADIWSYDAPGHGKSTRSTRPRGQFEFAEWAQAGVNFATHVKQETGLPVFLLGSSFGAAAAYSGTYAEAVIGSIIMGSAFVPGGPFTAKLREPLKSEAFQTFIKLAGRGARIDVDLTFDLDEDYGLEGAGEMKHADPWNTWSYDLASWASVITYDPVVPIAENTKPILFVGGEKDPTFPPDVIKATASAIAGPVECKIMADATHQMMIYHTEGFSEIVEEFVNKYI, from the coding sequence ATGCTCGTAGAAAATCATATGCTCGGAGAGCTTTATGCTACCCGCTATCGTGGAAAAAATCCGAAATACGCCCTCGTCATTTCCCACGGCTTTGCCGGACATGGTGGGATTTACGATGCTTTTTGCACTTATTACGCTGAAAAAAAGGGTGCGGACATCTGGAGTTACGATGCTCCCGGTCATGGAAAATCAACACGCAGCACCCGACCGCGCGGTCAGTTTGAGTTTGCCGAGTGGGCACAAGCAGGTGTCAATTTTGCTACCCATGTGAAGCAAGAAACGGGACTCCCAGTTTTTCTGCTCGGGTCAAGTTTTGGTGCCGCTGCTGCATACTCTGGAACCTATGCTGAGGCAGTTATAGGCTCAATCATTATGGGTTCGGCTTTTGTACCTGGCGGTCCCTTTACCGCAAAGCTTAGAGAACCCTTAAAATCTGAAGCATTTCAGACTTTTATCAAGCTTGCCGGACGCGGTGCGCGGATTGATGTTGACCTGACTTTCGATTTGGATGAAGACTATGGTTTGGAAGGTGCTGGCGAGATGAAGCACGCCGATCCTTGGAATACCTGGAGTTACGATTTGGCTTCTTGGGCATCCGTGATTACATACGATCCAGTTGTACCAATTGCGGAAAACACAAAGCCCATTTTATTTGTCGGTGGTGAGAAAGATCCCACGTTTCCACCCGATGTAATCAAGGCAACTGCATCTGCAATCGCAGGTCCCGTGGAATGCAAAATCATGGCGGATGCAACTCACCAAATGATGATTTATCACACTGAGGGCTTCTCGGAAATTGTTGAAGAATTTGTCAACAAGTACATCTAG
- a CDS encoding LysR family transcriptional regulator: MNNWNEIRTAYQVARLGTVTAAAEILGIHRSTVIRHIDTLENALGAKVFLRHSRGYTPTELGLELMRMARTADAQFSRLVELAAADNTGFSGEFILTSLYILAPMLIPVLKDFQAQYPNIYVRDLASEKLFRLDYGEAHVAVRAGAKPEIEDHIVQPFTTPRIGLYASVDYVSRKGTPKADDDFAEHNFVGFDNLNYGPPLNINSWMRENIPEKNIIFRSTDVTVLETAILSGIGIGFFPTDKATQHPELIEISPPKEEWDIPFWIITHVDLHHTAKVKAFLTFLQEETNQRFCSY, translated from the coding sequence ATGAATAATTGGAATGAAATTAGAACGGCTTATCAGGTCGCACGTTTAGGAACCGTTACAGCAGCTGCCGAAATTTTAGGTATTCACCGTTCAACCGTTATTCGCCACATAGATACTTTAGAAAATGCTTTAGGAGCAAAGGTTTTTCTGCGTCATTCACGGGGATACACCCCTACAGAATTAGGTCTGGAATTAATGCGTATGGCTAGAACCGCAGATGCACAATTTAGTCGGCTTGTAGAACTCGCAGCAGCAGATAATACAGGATTTTCGGGTGAATTTATCTTGACATCTTTGTATATACTTGCGCCGATGTTAATCCCAGTGCTAAAAGACTTTCAGGCTCAATATCCAAATATTTATGTTCGTGATCTGGCAAGTGAAAAACTTTTTCGACTAGATTATGGTGAAGCTCATGTTGCTGTACGCGCGGGTGCTAAACCAGAAATTGAAGATCATATTGTACAGCCCTTTACTACACCAAGAATAGGACTCTACGCTAGTGTAGATTACGTTTCGCGTAAAGGCACTCCCAAAGCTGATGATGATTTTGCAGAACATAATTTTGTGGGGTTTGATAATCTCAATTATGGTCCGCCATTGAACATCAATAGCTGGATGCGAGAGAATATCCCCGAGAAGAATATTATTTTTCGGAGTACTGATGTAACCGTCTTGGAAACTGCAATACTATCGGGAATTGGCATTGGGTTCTTTCCAACTGACAAAGCCACTCAACATCCTGAACTGATTGAAATCTCGCCGCCTAAAGAAGAATGGGATATACCCTTCTGGATAATAACCCATGTTGATTTGCACCATACAGCTAAAGTGAAAGCATTTCTCACGTTTTTACAGGAAGAAACGAATCAACGTTTTTGCAGCTATTAG
- a CDS encoding DUF5682 family protein, with protein sequence MSNHIFGIRHHGPGSARSLRRALEQLQPNIILIEGPPDAESLLPLVVSSQMQPPVALLIYLPDNPKESVYYPFAVFSPEWQAIQFGLSNNIPVRFMDLPLTHRMAMVEEVQAENKVISPPSLPQDPLGLLAEAAGYSDGERWWEHMVETRGDSVDLFTGILEAMTAVREEMPASENPIENKREAYMRKTIRTAQKEGFERIAVVCGAWHAPALSQMPAAKEDTALLKGLPKKKVQATWIPWTYGRLSYSSGYGAGIESPGWYHHLWQWGIGHGALGIGNRALERQEEIATPSPPSISITWMAKVARLLRQQDLDASSAHIIEAVRLAESLAALRNRSLPGLPELNEATQTVMCFGSDLPMQLIFDKLIVGESLGKVPDETPMVPLQQDLQRQQKRLRMPADATEKTYDLDLRKENDLARSHLLHRLNLLDIPWGQFQQTRGKKGTFHEFWLVQWHPEFAVNLIEAGVWGNTIADAANVKACSAADTTDELPVLTGLLDKVILSDLPDAVIHLMSRLQNAAALTSDVTHLMNALPPLANVMRYGNVRQTDTAMISHVVDGLVARICISLPGACVSLDDDAAAQMYENVVKVNNAIGLLQNEEHITSWRQVLVQIADNINVHGLISGRCCRLLLDAEVLDAAEAARRMGLALSTANEPSQAGAWVEGFLKGSGLLLLHDDKLWQVLDNWVSHLSEDFFVASLPLLRRTFATFSEPERRQMGERVKNGIDGNSGFPDDENDINQENAVLVLPILKQFLGV encoded by the coding sequence ATGAGTAACCATATCTTTGGTATACGACATCACGGTCCCGGTTCAGCACGCAGTCTGCGTAGGGCATTAGAACAGCTACAACCCAATATCATCCTCATCGAAGGACCTCCTGATGCCGAATCATTGCTACCGTTGGTTGTTTCATCGCAAATGCAGCCGCCGGTAGCACTACTAATTTACCTGCCAGACAACCCCAAAGAAAGCGTTTATTATCCCTTCGCCGTATTTTCGCCAGAGTGGCAAGCAATACAATTTGGACTCAGTAATAATATCCCCGTGCGGTTTATGGATTTACCCCTAACCCATCGGATGGCTATGGTAGAAGAAGTACAAGCAGAAAATAAAGTAATTTCTCCCCCCTCTCTCCCACAAGATCCATTGGGATTACTCGCCGAAGCAGCAGGATACAGCGACGGAGAGCGCTGGTGGGAACATATGGTGGAAACACGCGGGGATAGTGTTGATTTATTTACAGGTATTTTGGAAGCAATGACGGCAGTGCGTGAAGAAATGCCAGCTTCTGAAAATCCTATCGAAAACAAACGGGAAGCTTATATGCGGAAAACTATCCGCACCGCTCAGAAAGAAGGTTTTGAGCGCATTGCCGTTGTTTGTGGTGCTTGGCACGCTCCCGCACTTTCCCAGATGCCAGCAGCTAAAGAAGATACGGCATTACTCAAAGGTTTACCTAAGAAAAAGGTACAAGCAACCTGGATACCTTGGACTTACGGGCGTTTGTCTTACAGCAGCGGTTATGGTGCTGGTATAGAATCACCTGGTTGGTATCACCATCTTTGGCAATGGGGAATTGGGCATGGGGCATTGGGGATTGGGAATAGGGCATTGGAAAGACAAGAAGAAATTGCTACCCCCTCTCCCCCCTCTATTTCAATAACCTGGATGGCTAAAGTAGCGCGTTTGCTGCGGCAACAAGATTTAGATGCTTCTTCAGCACACATTATTGAAGCGGTAAGGTTGGCGGAATCTTTAGCTGCTTTGCGAAATCGCTCTTTGCCCGGTTTACCGGAATTGAATGAGGCTACACAAACGGTAATGTGTTTCGGTAGCGATTTACCGATGCAGTTGATTTTCGATAAGTTGATTGTTGGGGAAAGTTTGGGAAAAGTCCCCGATGAAACGCCGATGGTGCCGTTGCAGCAAGATTTGCAGCGCCAGCAAAAGCGATTGCGTATGCCTGCGGATGCTACAGAAAAGACATACGATTTGGATTTGCGGAAGGAGAATGATTTGGCTCGCTCCCATTTGCTACATCGTCTCAATCTTCTAGATATTCCTTGGGGACAATTTCAGCAAACTCGCGGCAAGAAAGGTACTTTTCATGAATTTTGGCTGGTACAGTGGCATCCCGAATTTGCTGTCAATTTAATTGAAGCCGGAGTTTGGGGAAATACGATTGCTGATGCTGCAAATGTCAAAGCTTGTAGTGCTGCGGATACAACTGATGAGTTACCAGTGCTGACAGGTTTGTTGGATAAAGTGATTTTATCTGACTTACCCGATGCGGTAATTCATTTAATGTCGCGGTTGCAAAATGCTGCTGCTTTAACCAGCGATGTCACTCATTTAATGAATGCATTACCACCACTCGCGAATGTGATGCGCTACGGTAACGTGCGACAAACCGATACAGCGATGATATCTCATGTCGTTGATGGTTTAGTAGCGCGGATTTGCATTAGTTTACCAGGTGCTTGCGTTTCACTTGATGATGATGCAGCAGCGCAAATGTATGAGAATGTAGTAAAGGTGAATAATGCGATTGGTTTATTACAAAACGAAGAACATATCACCTCTTGGAGACAAGTTTTAGTACAAATTGCAGACAATATTAACGTACATGGTTTAATTTCTGGGCGTTGCTGTCGTCTGCTGTTAGATGCTGAGGTTTTAGATGCAGCAGAAGCAGCACGTAGAATGGGCTTGGCTTTATCTACAGCTAATGAACCATCTCAAGCAGGCGCGTGGGTAGAAGGATTTTTAAAAGGTAGCGGTTTACTGCTTTTGCATGATGATAAGCTTTGGCAGGTTTTAGATAATTGGGTAAGTCATTTAAGTGAAGATTTCTTTGTAGCTTCGTTACCTTTATTAAGACGTACTTTTGCTACTTTTAGCGAACCCGAAAGAAGACAAATGGGTGAAAGGGTGAAGAATGGTATTGATGGAAATTCTGGTTTTCCTGATGATGAGAATGATATTAATCAAGAGAATGCTGTTTTGGTTTTGCCTATTTTGAAGCAGTTTTTGGGTGTTTGA
- a CDS encoding type II toxin-antitoxin system Phd/YefM family antitoxin, translated as MEKYWQLQEAKNKFSEVVDKAINEGAQVITRRGVEVAIVVSYTEYRQMIASKKKISEFFRESPLVEEDLDFSRDKSDAREDIVL; from the coding sequence ATGGAAAAATATTGGCAGCTACAAGAAGCAAAGAATAAATTTAGTGAAGTGGTAGATAAGGCTATCAATGAAGGAGCACAAGTTATTACTAGAAGGGGTGTTGAAGTCGCAATAGTTGTATCATATACAGAGTATCGTCAGATGATAGCCTCAAAAAAGAAGATTTCCGAGTTTTTTCGCGAGTCTCCTTTAGTTGAAGAAGATTTAGATTTTAGTAGGGATAAGAGCGATGCTCGGGAAGATATTGTATTATGA
- a CDS encoding type II toxin-antitoxin system VapC family toxin, translating into MKYLLDTCVIYELVAKKPSKKVIDWIDNIEQENIYLSVITIGEIRKGIEKLPESKRKTNLQQWLNDELLIRFQGKILVIDTDVILVWGELTGRLDIEGKRMPAIDSLIAAIAIHNNCSLVTRNEYDFKDVGLSIVNPWQ; encoded by the coding sequence ATGAAATATCTGCTCGATACCTGTGTAATTTATGAATTAGTAGCAAAAAAACCTTCCAAAAAAGTTATTGATTGGATTGATAATATTGAGCAAGAAAATATTTATTTGAGCGTTATTACTATTGGTGAAATTCGTAAGGGAATAGAGAAACTACCCGAATCAAAGCGAAAAACGAATCTTCAACAATGGCTAAACGATGAGTTACTAATACGCTTTCAAGGCAAAATATTGGTAATAGATACAGATGTAATCTTGGTTTGGGGAGAATTAACCGGAAGACTCGATATAGAAGGAAAAAGAATGCCTGCAATTGATTCTTTAATCGCTGCAATTGCGATACACAATAATTGTAGCTTGGTAACTAGAAATGAATATGATTTTAAGGATGTCGGCTTGAGTATTGTTAATCCTTGGCAATAA